A window of Pseudomonadales bacterium contains these coding sequences:
- the nifV gene encoding homocitrate synthase: MSEPTLAIDRRVIINDTTLRDGEQTASVVFTLQERLAIARALAEAGVPELEAGIPIMGGEEREALAAIAALRLPVRLMAWGRMCAADIAAAAACPVQILNLSIPVSDFHIEHKLARDRDWVLAQIAQLVPRALDLGFEVSVGGEDASRADPDFLLRVAEAAQAAGASRFRFADTLGLLDPFATLTHVQRLVRVVDIGIEMHAHDDLGMATANTVAAVLAGASHINTTVNGLGERAGNAPLEEVVMALRVIHGHETGIDSRAFPAISQLVSLASGRPVSANKSIVGAAVFTHEAGIHVDGLLKRADIYQGFDPEVVGRTHTIVLGKHSGGSAVRRAYQQLGIVLDERQTGQMLSRVRDHASATKQAPTPSELKRFYLESSPCVTLHG; encoded by the coding sequence ATGTCCGAACCCACACTGGCCATCGATCGGCGGGTCATCATCAATGACACCACCCTGCGTGATGGTGAACAGACCGCGTCGGTGGTCTTCACGCTGCAAGAGCGGCTGGCCATCGCCCGGGCGCTGGCCGAGGCCGGGGTGCCGGAGCTGGAGGCGGGCATTCCGATCATGGGAGGCGAAGAGCGCGAAGCGCTGGCGGCGATCGCCGCGTTGCGGCTGCCGGTGCGGCTGATGGCCTGGGGGCGGATGTGCGCGGCCGACATCGCGGCAGCTGCCGCATGTCCGGTGCAGATTCTCAACCTGTCGATTCCGGTCTCCGATTTTCACATCGAGCACAAGCTCGCCCGTGACCGGGACTGGGTGCTGGCACAGATTGCCCAACTGGTACCACGGGCGCTCGATCTGGGGTTCGAGGTGTCGGTGGGTGGTGAGGATGCGTCGCGGGCCGACCCCGACTTTCTGCTGCGTGTCGCCGAGGCCGCTCAGGCCGCCGGTGCCAGCCGCTTTCGCTTCGCCGACACCCTTGGACTGCTCGACCCCTTTGCCACCCTGACCCATGTGCAGCGGCTGGTGCGGGTGGTCGACATCGGCATCGAGATGCATGCCCATGACGACCTCGGCATGGCCACCGCCAACACGGTGGCGGCGGTGCTGGCCGGTGCCAGCCACATCAACACCACCGTCAATGGGTTGGGAGAGCGGGCCGGCAATGCGCCGCTCGAAGAGGTGGTGATGGCGCTGCGGGTGATCCATGGCCACGAGACCGGCATCGACAGTCGCGCTTTTCCGGCCATTTCGCAGCTGGTCAGTCTGGCCTCCGGACGCCCGGTCTCTGCGAACAAGAGCATCGTCGGTGCGGCGGTCTTCACCCATGAGGCCGGCATCCATGTCGATGGACTGCTCAAGCGGGCCGACATCTATCAGGGTTTCGACCCGGAGGTGGTGGGGCGCACCCACACCATCGTGCTCGGCAAGCACTCGGGCGGCAGCGCGGTCCGGCGCGCCTACCAGCAGCTTGGCATCGTGCTGGACGAACGGCAGACCGGGCAGATGCTGTCACGGGTCCGTGACCATGCGTCGGCAACCAAGCAGGCGCCCACCCCCAGCGAGCTGAAACGGTTCTATCTGGAGAGCAGCCCATGCGTGACTCTGCACGGTTGA
- the fdx gene encoding ISC system 2Fe-2S type ferredoxin translates to MPTITLLPHEALSPRQISFEATPGARLSDLLLRQGVALPHACEKACVCTTCHLIIRQGFDSLPMAKEEEEDQLGKAWGLEACSRLGCQARMGQQDLVIEIPRYTLNFVHESG, encoded by the coding sequence ATGCCGACCATCACCCTGTTGCCCCACGAAGCGCTCTCGCCCCGGCAGATCAGTTTCGAGGCCACCCCCGGCGCCAGACTCAGCGACCTGCTGCTGCGGCAGGGGGTGGCGCTTCCCCATGCCTGCGAAAAAGCCTGCGTCTGTACCACCTGTCATCTCATCATCCGCCAGGGGTTCGACTCCCTGCCGATGGCGAAGGAGGAAGAGGAGGACCAGCTCGGCAAGGCCTGGGGGCTCGAAGCCTGCTCGCGCCTCGGCTGTCAGGCACGCATGGGACAGCAGGATCTGGTGATCGAAATCCCGCGTTATACGCTCAACTTCGTCCACGAAAGCGGCTGA
- a CDS encoding ferredoxin family protein, with protein MSRVEEKLFQNRYRVDSGRPHINILDASVCASQCEEKPCTHCCPASCYTLEGDGRVTLITDGCLECGTCRIICTEFHNVEWNYPRGGYGILFKFG; from the coding sequence ATGAGCCGTGTTGAAGAGAAACTGTTCCAGAACCGCTACCGCGTCGACAGCGGACGGCCCCACATCAACATCCTCGATGCATCGGTCTGCGCCAGCCAGTGTGAAGAGAAACCCTGCACCCACTGCTGTCCGGCCAGTTGCTACACGCTGGAGGGCGATGGCCGGGTCACCCTGATCACCGATGGCTGCCTGGAGTGTGGCACCTGCCGCATCATCTGCACCGAATTCCACAACGTGGAGTGGAACTATCCGCGCGGTGGCTACGGCATTCTGTTCAAGTTCGGCTGA
- a CDS encoding FAD-dependent monooxygenase, with protein MNEKFDAIVVGAGPSGNAAAYTLAKAGLKVLQLERGEYPGSKNVQGAILYADALERIIPDFRDEAPLERHIIEQRGWILDDAAYVGTSYRSNDFNTPPYNRYTIIRAQFDKWFSKKVQEAGALVICETTVTELHMDGQQVVGVKTDRLGGSIYADIVILADGVNSLLAKRAGFHPEIKPQDVALAVKEIHFLPEETIQSRFNLSGDEGVVIEMVGKITQGMVGTGFLYTNKESISIGVGCLLSDFKRQKISPYTMLEEMKAHPGIKPLLEGSEMKEYTAHLIPEGGYNAMPKLYGDGWMIAGDSGMFVNGVHREGSNLAMTTGQLAAQTVIELKSENKPLNQKNLARYRQKLDASFVMKDLKKYRRLPHVVEKNQQFFTTYPELINRAAHTLIAVDGIDKRTKERAIRRNFVMKRSRLGLVSDAFKLWRAFE; from the coding sequence ATGAACGAGAAGTTCGATGCGATCGTGGTCGGTGCCGGTCCTTCCGGCAATGCCGCCGCCTACACCCTGGCCAAGGCCGGACTCAAGGTGCTGCAACTGGAGCGTGGCGAATACCCGGGTTCGAAGAATGTCCAGGGCGCCATCCTCTATGCCGATGCGCTGGAGAGAATCATCCCCGATTTTCGCGATGAGGCACCGCTGGAGCGGCACATCATCGAGCAGCGTGGCTGGATTCTCGATGATGCCGCCTATGTCGGCACCAGCTACCGCTCCAACGACTTCAACACGCCGCCCTACAACCGCTACACCATCATCCGCGCCCAGTTCGACAAGTGGTTTTCGAAGAAGGTGCAGGAGGCCGGCGCGCTGGTGATCTGCGAGACCACGGTGACCGAGCTGCACATGGATGGCCAGCAGGTGGTGGGGGTCAAGACCGACCGCCTGGGTGGATCGATCTATGCCGACATCGTGATTCTGGCCGATGGGGTCAACTCCCTGCTCGCCAAGCGCGCCGGCTTTCATCCCGAAATCAAGCCGCAGGATGTGGCGCTGGCCGTCAAGGAGATCCACTTTCTGCCCGAGGAGACCATCCAGAGCCGCTTCAACCTCAGTGGCGACGAGGGGGTGGTGATCGAGATGGTGGGCAAGATCACCCAGGGCATGGTTGGCACCGGTTTTCTCTACACCAACAAGGAGTCGATCAGCATCGGGGTCGGCTGTCTGCTCAGTGATTTCAAGCGGCAGAAAATCTCGCCCTACACCATGCTGGAGGAGATGAAGGCGCATCCCGGCATCAAGCCGCTGCTCGAAGGCAGCGAGATGAAGGAGTACACCGCCCATCTGATCCCCGAGGGGGGCTACAACGCCATGCCGAAGCTCTATGGCGACGGCTGGATGATTGCCGGTGATTCCGGCATGTTCGTCAACGGCGTGCACCGCGAAGGCTCGAACCTGGCCATGACCACCGGGCAGCTCGCGGCACAGACGGTGATCGAGCTCAAGAGCGAGAACAAGCCGCTGAACCAGAAGAACCTGGCCCGCTACCGGCAGAAGCTCGACGCCAGCTTCGTGATGAAAGATCTGAAGAAATACAGGCGGCTGCCGCATGTCGTCGAGAAAAACCAGCAGTTCTTCACCACCTATCCGGAGCTGATCAACCGTGCCGCCCATACGCTGATTGCCGTCGATGGCATCGACAAGCGGACCAAGGAGCGGGCCATTCGGCGCAACTTCGTCATGAAACGCTCCCGGCTCGGGCTGGTGAGTGATGCATTCAAATTGTGGAGGGCCTTCGAATGA
- the hscA gene encoding Fe-S protein assembly chaperone HscA — protein sequence MALLQIAEPGRSTAPHSQRWVIGIDLGTTNSLVATVRNGAGELLSDEAGRVLLPSVVHYRSDGSSVVGHAAQAHQRSDPCNTLVSIKRFMGRELDDLSMAARRHYRFVDRPGMVRIETAAGVKTPLEVSADLLQALRLRAEQRLGGELFGAVITVPAYFDEAQRQATKDAARLAGIDVLRLLNEPTAAAVAYGLDQSVEGLYAIYDLGGGTFDFSLLRLHRGLFEVLATSGDSALGGDDFDLCIYQWMLSQVNLARLDAGDSALLLAKAREAKEALSSAAGVVIDATLADGTLLGFMLERATFDELCAGLVERTLLPVRRALRDAGVGTHEIQGVVLVGGATRMPAIRQAVARLFGQQPLTRLDPDTVVALGAAIQADALAGNRTDGWLLLDVTPLSLGIETMGGLVEKIIPRNSTLPTARAQEFTTFKDGQSAITLHVLQGEREQVELCRSLARCELRGIPPMAAGAARIRVTFQIDADGLLTVSACEQHSGVTTEVLVKPAYGLDEQEVVRMLRDSREHAREDAAVRMLREQKLEGERLLEAARSALGSDRALLSPDEQRLIEQQMQRLEAALATAERAGITQCIELLQRETDEFAARRMNAAIHQALAGRHAAELAAEL from the coding sequence ATGGCACTGTTACAGATCGCCGAACCGGGTCGAAGCACTGCACCGCACAGCCAGCGCTGGGTGATCGGCATCGACCTGGGCACCACCAACTCGCTGGTGGCCACCGTCCGCAACGGTGCGGGAGAACTGCTGAGCGATGAGGCGGGGCGTGTGCTGTTGCCCTCGGTGGTGCACTATCGGTCGGATGGCAGCAGTGTGGTGGGCCATGCCGCCCAGGCACATCAGCGCAGCGACCCCTGCAACACCCTGGTCTCGATCAAACGCTTCATGGGCCGCGAGCTTGACGACCTGTCGATGGCGGCCCGTCGCCACTACCGGTTCGTCGACCGCCCCGGCATGGTCCGCATCGAAACCGCCGCCGGTGTGAAAACGCCGCTGGAGGTCTCCGCCGACCTGCTGCAGGCATTGCGGTTGCGTGCCGAACAGCGTCTGGGCGGCGAGCTGTTCGGTGCCGTCATCACCGTGCCGGCCTATTTCGACGAGGCGCAGCGCCAGGCCACCAAGGATGCCGCCCGGCTGGCTGGCATCGATGTGCTGCGGCTGCTCAACGAACCGACCGCCGCCGCGGTGGCCTATGGCCTCGACCAGTCGGTGGAGGGGCTCTATGCGATCTATGACCTGGGGGGCGGCACCTTCGACTTCTCGCTGCTGCGACTGCACCGTGGCCTGTTCGAGGTGTTGGCCACCAGCGGCGATTCGGCGCTGGGTGGCGATGATTTCGACCTCTGCATCTATCAGTGGATGCTCTCCCAGGTCAATCTGGCCCGGCTCGATGCCGGTGATTCGGCCCTGTTGCTGGCCAAGGCGCGAGAAGCCAAGGAGGCACTGAGCAGCGCGGCGGGGGTGGTGATCGATGCCACGCTGGCGGATGGGACGCTGCTGGGCTTCATGCTGGAGCGGGCGACCTTCGACGAACTCTGTGCCGGACTGGTGGAGAGAACGCTGCTGCCGGTGCGTCGGGCACTGCGTGATGCCGGCGTTGGCACCCATGAAATTCAGGGTGTCGTGCTGGTGGGCGGCGCCACCCGCATGCCGGCGATTCGCCAGGCCGTGGCCCGCCTTTTTGGCCAGCAGCCGCTGACCCGCCTCGACCCCGATACCGTGGTGGCGCTTGGTGCCGCGATTCAGGCCGATGCACTGGCCGGCAACCGTACCGACGGCTGGCTGCTGCTCGATGTGACGCCACTGTCGCTCGGCATCGAGACCATGGGCGGTCTGGTGGAGAAGATCATTCCGCGCAACAGCACCCTGCCGACCGCGCGGGCCCAGGAGTTCACCACCTTCAAGGATGGGCAGAGTGCCATCACGCTGCATGTGCTGCAGGGCGAGCGGGAACAGGTCGAGCTCTGCCGGTCGCTGGCGCGCTGTGAGTTGCGCGGCATTCCGCCGATGGCGGCGGGTGCGGCGCGCATTCGGGTCACCTTCCAGATCGATGCCGATGGGCTGCTCACCGTTTCCGCCTGCGAGCAGCACAGCGGGGTGACGACCGAAGTGCTGGTCAAGCCCGCCTACGGCCTGGATGAGCAGGAGGTGGTGCGGATGCTGCGCGACTCCCGCGAGCATGCCCGCGAGGATGCCGCAGTGCGGATGTTGCGCGAGCAGAAACTCGAAGGAGAGCGGTTGCTGGAGGCGGCCCGGTCTGCGCTCGGCAGCGACCGGGCGCTGCTCTCGCCGGATGAGCAGCGTCTGATCGAGCAGCAGATGCAGCGGCTCGAAGCGGCGCTGGCCACGGCCGAGCGCGCCGGGATCACGCAGTGCATCGAGCTGTTGCAGCGCGAGACCGATGAGTTCGCCGCCCGCCGCATGAATGCCGCCATCCATCAGGCGCTGGCAGGTCGACACGCGGCAGAGCTTGCGGCGGAGCTCTGA
- the erpA gene encoding iron-sulfur cluster insertion protein ErpA: protein MQTEVVDPTLASPAAQLMFTERAASKVREMIAEEGCPELKLRVTVSGGGCSGFQYGFSFDDQADEEDTAFDRHGVQLLIDPLSLSYLVGAEIDFHDGLDGSRFVIKNPNAKTSCGCGKSFAT, encoded by the coding sequence ATGCAGACAGAAGTCGTCGATCCAACGCTGGCATCGCCCGCGGCGCAGTTGATGTTCACCGAGCGTGCCGCCAGCAAGGTCAGGGAGATGATTGCCGAGGAGGGCTGCCCGGAGCTGAAGCTGCGGGTCACGGTCTCCGGTGGCGGATGCTCCGGTTTTCAGTATGGTTTCAGCTTCGATGACCAGGCCGATGAAGAGGACACCGCATTCGATCGGCATGGTGTGCAGCTGCTGATCGATCCGCTGAGCCTCTCCTATCTGGTCGGGGCCGAGATCGACTTTCACGATGGGCTCGATGGGTCACGTTTCGTGATCAAGAACCCCAATGCCAAGACCAGCTGTGGTTGCGGCAAGTCGTTCGCCACCTGA
- the iscA gene encoding iron-sulfur cluster assembly protein IscA, whose translation MSITLTESAARQVRRFLDQRGAGIGLRIGVRPSGCSGMSYLLEFVDLASPDDLCFESRGITLLVDPGSLVYIEGTELDFVREGLNEGFAFNNPNAANHCGCGESFTL comes from the coding sequence ATGTCGATCACCCTGACCGAAAGCGCCGCCAGGCAGGTGAGGAGATTCCTCGACCAGCGTGGTGCAGGCATCGGCCTGCGCATCGGCGTTCGCCCCAGCGGCTGCTCCGGAATGTCCTATCTGCTCGAATTCGTCGATCTGGCCAGTCCCGATGACCTGTGCTTCGAGAGCCGTGGCATCACCCTGCTGGTGGACCCGGGCAGTCTGGTCTACATCGAGGGCACCGAACTCGATTTCGTCCGTGAGGGGCTCAACGAAGGCTTTGCCTTCAACAACCCCAATGCCGCCAACCACTGCGGTTGCGGCGAGAGCTTCACGCTATGA
- a CDS encoding electron transfer flavoprotein subunit beta/FixA family protein produces MHIVVCIKQVPDSAQIRVHPVTNTIMRQGVPAIINPYDMVALEEALRLKDRYKARVTVLTMGPPQAEVALRKALSLGADEAILLTDRAFAGADTLATSYALAAAIRQIQRDMPVDLLFAGKQTIDGDTAQVGPGIAIRLGLQLLTYVSKIESLDLERRQISVQRRAEGGVQRLQTRLPCLVTVLEGINELRFATMDDMFRAARHEIKVWNKEAAAIEDLNMIGLKGSPTVVSKVFAPTAQTQRAEIIDVQSGQPSDLAATLISKLFTRYPQLHGEITRRALS; encoded by the coding sequence ATGCATATCGTCGTCTGTATCAAGCAGGTGCCGGACAGCGCCCAGATTCGCGTCCATCCGGTCACCAACACCATCATGCGCCAGGGCGTGCCGGCGATCATCAACCCCTACGACATGGTGGCGCTGGAGGAGGCGCTGCGGCTCAAGGACCGCTACAAGGCCCGTGTCACCGTGCTGACGATGGGTCCGCCGCAGGCGGAGGTCGCCCTGCGCAAGGCGCTCTCATTGGGGGCCGACGAGGCCATTCTGCTCACCGACCGCGCCTTTGCCGGTGCCGACACCCTGGCGACCAGCTATGCGCTGGCCGCGGCGATTCGCCAGATTCAGCGGGACATGCCGGTCGATCTGCTGTTTGCCGGCAAGCAGACCATCGATGGCGACACCGCCCAGGTGGGCCCCGGCATCGCCATCCGGCTGGGTCTGCAACTGCTCACCTATGTCAGCAAGATCGAGTCGCTCGACCTCGAACGGCGTCAGATCAGCGTGCAGCGCCGCGCCGAGGGCGGGGTGCAGCGGCTCCAGACCCGGCTGCCCTGCCTGGTCACCGTGCTCGAGGGGATCAACGAGCTGCGGTTCGCCACCATGGACGACATGTTTCGCGCCGCCCGCCACGAGATCAAGGTGTGGAACAAGGAGGCTGCCGCCATCGAGGATCTCAACATGATCGGCCTGAAGGGCTCGCCGACGGTGGTCTCCAAGGTGTTCGCGCCCACCGCGCAGACCCAGCGTGCCGAGATCATCGACGTCCAGAGCGGTCAGCCCAGCGACCTGGCCGCCACCCTGATTTCCAAGCTGTTCACGCGCTATCCGCAACTGCACGGCGAAATCACCCGCCGCGCCCTGTCATGA
- a CDS encoding nitrogenase-stabilizing/protective protein NifW yields the protein MEQLLDQLNQLSAAEEFFNHLDVAYDPGVLHVNRLHILMRFQQYLKRATAELGRLEEAAALKQACAALLARAHDDFVRSNAATEKVFKVFQEAEGGAVSLDTLRRTLPSRAREV from the coding sequence CTGGAGCAACTGCTCGACCAACTCAATCAGCTTTCGGCGGCGGAGGAGTTCTTCAACCATCTCGATGTCGCCTATGACCCTGGCGTGCTGCACGTCAATCGGCTGCACATCCTGATGCGTTTTCAGCAGTATCTGAAGCGGGCCACGGCCGAACTCGGCCGACTGGAGGAGGCTGCCGCGCTGAAGCAGGCCTGCGCGGCACTGCTGGCCCGTGCCCATGACGATTTCGTCCGCTCCAATGCCGCCACCGAAAAGGTGTTCAAGGTGTTCCAGGAGGCCGAAGGTGGTGCGGTGTCGCTCGACACACTGCGCCGCACCCTGCCATCACGCGCAAGAGAGGTCTGA
- the iscU gene encoding Fe-S cluster assembly scaffold IscU: MAYSDKLMDHYENPRNVGVLDQEDASVGTGMVGAPACGDVMRLQIKVNEVGIIEDARFKTYGCGSAIASSSLVTEWLKGRTLSEAMQIKNREIADELALPPVKVHCSVLAEDAIKAAIEDYQSKRPAGVETAGATEITRLTAAS, translated from the coding sequence ATGGCGTACAGCGACAAGTTGATGGACCACTACGAGAACCCGCGCAATGTCGGCGTTCTCGACCAGGAGGATGCCAGTGTCGGCACCGGCATGGTGGGCGCGCCGGCCTGCGGTGACGTGATGCGGTTGCAGATCAAGGTCAACGAGGTCGGCATCATCGAGGATGCGCGCTTCAAGACCTACGGCTGCGGCAGTGCCATCGCCTCCAGTTCGCTGGTGACCGAGTGGCTCAAGGGGCGGACACTGAGCGAGGCGATGCAGATCAAAAACCGCGAGATTGCCGATGAACTGGCGCTGCCACCGGTGAAGGTGCACTGCTCGGTGCTGGCCGAGGATGCGATCAAGGCGGCGATCGAGGATTACCAGAGCAAACGGCCTGCCGGCGTCGAAACGGCCGGGGCCACCGAGATCACCCGGCTTACGGCCGCCTCCTAG
- the hscB gene encoding Fe-S protein assembly co-chaperone HscB: protein MNALTQQGAAQRSAVADDHFALFGLPVRFQLDSVRLAAAYRQLQSQVHPDRHAGGSVTEQRLALQWATRANEAYQTLRNPLERACYLLRLRHGMVALSESAVLPANFLLQQMDWHEQLGQARRQRDGAALGQLQTLLCAERFALHGQLAVRLDVEGDAAGAAELVCKLNCIHKLITAIDEARLALE from the coding sequence ATGAACGCCCTGACGCAGCAGGGCGCGGCACAGCGCAGCGCGGTGGCTGACGATCACTTCGCGCTCTTCGGTCTGCCGGTGCGGTTCCAGCTCGACAGCGTCCGGCTGGCGGCGGCCTATCGCCAGCTTCAGAGCCAGGTGCATCCCGACCGCCATGCCGGTGGCAGCGTCACCGAGCAGCGTCTCGCCCTGCAGTGGGCCACCCGCGCCAATGAGGCCTATCAGACCCTCAGGAACCCGCTCGAGCGCGCCTGCTACCTGCTGCGGCTGCGTCACGGCATGGTGGCACTGAGCGAATCCGCCGTGCTGCCGGCGAATTTCCTGCTGCAGCAGATGGATTGGCACGAACAGCTCGGCCAGGCCAGACGCCAGCGTGATGGGGCGGCACTGGGACAGTTGCAGACGCTGCTCTGCGCGGAGCGCTTTGCCCTGCATGGCCAGCTTGCCGTTCGGCTCGATGTCGAGGGCGATGCGGCCGGCGCCGCCGAGCTGGTGTGCAAACTCAACTGCATCCACAAGCTGATCACCGCGATCGATGAGGCCAGACTGGCGCTGGAGTAG
- the cysE gene encoding serine O-acetyltransferase, which yields MSDAALPRPRLFRRLREEIDCVFSRDPAARGRFEVLTTYPGLHALLIHRLAHRLWCGHWRYLARWLSFVARALTQIDIHPGATIGRRLFIDHGCGVVIGETAEIGDDVTLYHGVTLGGVSASGGKRHPTLADGVLVGAGAKILGPITIGHHARIGANAVVTQDVPAEATVVGIPGRVVLPIDRRRITRQGIDLDHHLMPDPVGKALACLLERIDRLETALLPNPAADGSDAQCGSCAVDCQDGGEQQG from the coding sequence ATGTCGGACGCGGCACTGCCCCGCCCGCGGCTGTTCCGGCGGCTGCGCGAGGAGATCGACTGCGTCTTCAGCCGCGATCCGGCGGCCCGCGGCAGGTTCGAGGTGCTGACCACCTACCCGGGTCTGCATGCGCTGCTGATCCATCGCCTGGCCCATCGGCTGTGGTGTGGGCACTGGCGCTACCTGGCCCGCTGGCTCAGCTTCGTCGCGCGCGCCCTGACCCAGATCGACATCCATCCCGGCGCCACCATCGGCCGCCGCCTCTTCATCGACCATGGCTGCGGCGTGGTAATCGGTGAAACGGCCGAGATTGGCGATGACGTGACCCTCTATCACGGCGTGACCCTGGGCGGGGTCTCCGCCAGCGGTGGCAAGCGCCATCCGACGCTGGCCGATGGCGTGCTGGTGGGGGCCGGCGCCAAGATTCTCGGGCCGATCACCATCGGCCACCATGCCCGGATCGGTGCCAATGCGGTGGTGACCCAGGATGTGCCGGCCGAGGCCACCGTGGTTGGCATTCCCGGGCGGGTGGTGCTGCCGATCGACCGCCGCCGCATCACCCGACAGGGCATCGATCTCGACCACCACCTGATGCCCGATCCGGTTGGCAAGGCACTCGCCTGTCTGCTGGAGCGCATCGACCGGCTCGAAACCGCGCTGTTGCCCAATCCGGCGGCCGATGGCAGCGATGCGCAGTGCGGCAGTTGCGCCGTCGACTGTCAGGATGGCGGCGAGCAACAGGGCTGA
- a CDS encoding electron transfer flavoprotein subunit alpha/FixB family protein encodes MSQATPAAAESRKAGRGKFELDERLAAYKGVWVFIEHERGAVHPVSFELLGEGRKLADQLGVDLAGVVLGAPGEAVRGFCAEAIQHGADFCYLVEDPVLADYRNQPYTKALTDLVNHYQPEILLLGASTLGRDLAGSVATTLRTGLTADCTGLAIDAEKRSLAATRPTFGGSLLCTIVTLNYRPQMATVRPRVMRMPERDSSRSGPVVEHPLSLIESDIVTKVLEFIADDSSEQSTLPFADIIVSGGRGLKRPENFELIWDLARVLGAEVGATRPVVQAGWVSADRQVGQSGKTVRPKLYIAAGISGAVQHRVGMEGADAIIAINQDPNAPIFDFATYGIVGNAMQILPALTEAFRQALTSRMAG; translated from the coding sequence ATGAGTCAAGCCACTCCAGCCGCTGCCGAGAGCCGAAAGGCAGGTCGTGGAAAATTTGAACTGGATGAACGCCTTGCCGCCTACAAGGGGGTGTGGGTCTTCATCGAGCATGAGCGCGGGGCTGTCCACCCGGTCTCCTTCGAACTGCTCGGCGAGGGGCGCAAGCTGGCGGATCAGTTGGGGGTCGATCTGGCCGGCGTGGTGCTGGGCGCCCCCGGCGAGGCGGTGCGTGGCTTCTGTGCCGAGGCGATCCAGCATGGCGCGGACTTCTGCTATCTGGTGGAGGATCCGGTGCTGGCCGATTACCGCAACCAGCCCTACACCAAGGCGCTGACCGATCTGGTCAACCACTACCAGCCGGAGATCCTGCTGCTGGGTGCCAGCACGCTGGGGCGCGATCTGGCAGGCAGTGTCGCCACCACGCTGCGCACCGGATTGACCGCCGACTGCACCGGTCTTGCCATCGACGCGGAAAAACGCAGTCTGGCGGCGACCCGTCCGACCTTTGGCGGCAGTCTGCTCTGCACCATCGTCACCCTCAACTACCGGCCGCAGATGGCCACGGTGCGTCCGCGGGTGATGCGCATGCCCGAGCGCGACAGCAGCCGCAGCGGGCCGGTCGTCGAACATCCGCTGAGCCTGATCGAGAGTGACATCGTCACCAAGGTGCTGGAGTTCATCGCCGACGACAGCAGCGAGCAGTCGACCCTGCCGTTTGCCGACATCATCGTCTCCGGCGGGCGCGGTCTGAAGCGGCCGGAAAATTTCGAGCTGATCTGGGATCTGGCGCGGGTGCTGGGGGCCGAAGTCGGTGCCACCCGGCCGGTGGTGCAGGCCGGGTGGGTCAGCGCCGACCGGCAGGTCGGGCAGTCCGGCAAGACCGTGCGGCCCAAGCTCTATATCGCTGCCGGCATCTCCGGTGCGGTGCAGCACCGGGTCGGCATGGAGGGCGCCGATGCGATCATCGCGATCAACCAGGATCCCAACGCGCCGATCTTCGACTTCGCCACCTATGGAATCGTCGGCAACGCCATGCAGATTCTGCCGGCGCTGACCGAAGCCTTTCGCCAGGCGCTGACCAGCCGCATGGCCGGTTAG